A window of the Garciella nitratireducens DSM 15102 genome harbors these coding sequences:
- the arcC gene encoding carbamate kinase encodes MKEQKIVIALGGNAIQAGDGSAQAQQKAIEKTVSQLVKIIKLGYQAVITHGNGPQVGNILLQQIKAHSKQTPAMPLDTCGAMSQGMIGYWLEKQMNTQLRKEGISKEVAAIVTQVEVDPKDPAFNNPTKPIGPFYSEEEVKKIMEEDDEIIFKEDAGRGWRRVVVSPKPINILEYKSIKTLIQNDYIVIAAGGGGIPVYRHNDRIIGVEGVIDKDFASEKLAELIDADILLILTEVENVYIHFNKPEQKALKEISFREAEKYMKQGQFAQGSMLPKVEAAVNFVKSKPGRKGVITSLDKALDAILGKTGTVIKTE; translated from the coding sequence ATGAAAGAACAAAAAATTGTGATTGCTCTTGGAGGAAATGCAATTCAAGCTGGAGATGGATCAGCACAAGCACAACAAAAAGCGATAGAGAAAACAGTTAGTCAATTAGTAAAAATTATCAAACTTGGTTATCAAGCAGTGATTACGCATGGAAATGGACCACAAGTAGGAAATATTTTGTTGCAACAAATAAAAGCACATTCTAAACAAACACCAGCAATGCCTTTAGATACTTGTGGAGCTATGAGTCAAGGGATGATTGGATATTGGTTAGAAAAGCAAATGAATACTCAATTAAGAAAAGAAGGGATTTCTAAAGAAGTAGCTGCTATTGTTACACAAGTGGAAGTAGATCCAAAAGATCCTGCTTTTAACAATCCAACAAAACCTATCGGACCTTTTTATTCAGAAGAAGAAGTAAAAAAAATTATGGAAGAAGATGATGAGATTATTTTTAAAGAAGATGCCGGAAGAGGATGGAGAAGAGTGGTAGTTTCTCCTAAGCCAATTAATATTTTAGAATATAAAAGTATCAAAACTTTAATTCAAAATGATTATATTGTTATAGCAGCTGGAGGAGGTGGGATTCCTGTCTATAGACATAATGATAGAATAATTGGAGTAGAAGGAGTGATTGACAAAGATTTTGCTTCTGAAAAATTGGCGGAATTGATAGATGCAGATATTTTACTTATTTTAACAGAAGTGGAAAATGTATATATTCATTTTAATAAACCGGAACAAAAAGCTTTAAAAGAGATTTCTTTCAGGGAAGCAGAGAAATACATGAAACAAGGGCAATTTGCACAAGGTAGCATGCTTCCTAAAGTGGAAGCAGCAGTTAATTTTGTTAAATCTAAACCAGGGCGAAAAGGTGTGATTACTTCTCTTGATAAAGCTTTAGATGCAATTCTTGGAAAAACAGGGACCGTTATAAAGACAGAATAA
- the argS gene encoding arginine--tRNA ligase, with protein MNNVMENLQNSIKKCIQEGLLAAKNQGELSFDEIPEFILEVPREKSHGDFATNIAMQMAKQAKKAPRVIAQSIVNYMNTEGTYIDKIEIAGPGFINFKLDQSWLYEVLKDIQQKKDSYGEISIGKGKRINVEFVSANPTGPMHMGNARGGALGDSLAALLKAAGYEVTKEFYINDAGNQIERFGESLEARYLQLLGEKAEIPEGGYQGEDITEHMRNFIEIEGDRYLKVDSETRRATFVEYALQKNIDRLKKDLEEYGIHYDVWFSEKKKLHETGAVKEVVEILKERGHTYEKDGAVWFKCSEFGGEKDEVLVRKNGIPTYFAADIAYHRDKLEKRKFDLAINIWGADHHGHIARLKGALEAIGIDPDKLEVIIIQLVRLYRNGEIARMSKRSGKSITLSDLVEEIGKDAARFFFNLRSADSHLDFDLDLAVKQSNENPVFYVQYAHARICSILRQMQKEGVCLDQIQTANPNLLKEEQELDLIRRLADLPQEIEIAARNLDPSRITHYVLDVASLFHSFYNACRVRVEEEELMKARLLLVVCTRQVLKNVLMLLGVNAPERM; from the coding sequence ATGAATAATGTAATGGAAAATTTACAAAATAGCATTAAAAAATGTATTCAAGAGGGGTTATTAGCAGCAAAGAATCAAGGAGAATTAAGTTTTGATGAAATCCCAGAATTTATTTTAGAAGTTCCAAGAGAGAAGTCTCATGGAGATTTTGCTACCAATATTGCTATGCAAATGGCAAAACAAGCTAAAAAAGCTCCTAGAGTAATTGCTCAATCTATTGTAAATTATATGAATACAGAAGGAACTTATATTGATAAAATAGAGATAGCAGGACCAGGATTTATCAATTTTAAACTAGATCAAAGTTGGTTGTATGAGGTATTAAAAGATATTCAACAAAAAAAAGATTCTTATGGAGAGATTTCTATAGGAAAAGGAAAGAGAATCAATGTAGAGTTCGTAAGTGCCAATCCTACAGGACCTATGCATATGGGAAATGCAAGAGGAGGAGCTTTAGGAGATTCTTTAGCGGCCTTATTGAAAGCAGCAGGATATGAAGTAACAAAAGAATTTTATATTAATGATGCTGGAAATCAAATAGAAAGATTTGGAGAATCTTTAGAGGCAAGATATTTACAATTATTAGGAGAAAAAGCTGAGATTCCAGAGGGTGGATATCAAGGAGAAGATATTACTGAACATATGAGAAACTTTATTGAGATAGAAGGAGATCGTTATTTAAAAGTAGATTCTGAAACTAGAAGAGCCACTTTTGTAGAATATGCTCTCCAAAAAAATATTGATAGACTAAAAAAGGATTTAGAGGAATATGGAATTCATTATGATGTGTGGTTTTCAGAGAAAAAGAAATTGCATGAAACAGGAGCAGTAAAGGAAGTCGTAGAGATTTTGAAGGAAAGAGGACATACTTATGAAAAAGACGGAGCTGTTTGGTTTAAGTGCTCTGAATTCGGTGGAGAAAAGGATGAAGTATTGGTTCGAAAGAATGGAATTCCTACTTATTTTGCAGCAGATATTGCTTATCATAGGGATAAATTAGAAAAGAGAAAATTTGATTTGGCAATTAACATTTGGGGAGCAGATCATCACGGTCATATTGCAAGGTTAAAGGGAGCTTTAGAAGCGATAGGAATAGATCCAGATAAATTAGAAGTGATTATTATTCAGTTGGTACGATTGTATCGAAATGGAGAAATTGCTAGAATGTCTAAAAGGAGTGGAAAATCTATTACCTTATCAGATTTAGTAGAAGAGATAGGGAAGGATGCTGCTAGATTTTTCTTTAATCTAAGATCTGCTGATAGTCATTTAGATTTTGATTTAGATCTTGCGGTAAAACAATCCAATGAAAATCCTGTATTTTATGTACAATATGCTCATGCCCGTATTTGTAGTATTCTCCGTCAAATGCAAAAAGAAGGGGTTTGTTTGGATCAAATTCAAACTGCCAATCCAAATCTTTTAAAAGAAGAGCAAGAGCTAGATTTAATTCGAAGACTTGCAGATTTGCCTCAGGAAATTGAAATTGCAGCTCGTAATTTAGATCCTAGTCGTATTACCCATTATGTTTTAGATGTAGCTTCTTTGTTTCATAGCTTTTACAATGCTTGTCGTGTTCGAGTAGAAGAAGAAGAGTTAATGAAGGCAAGATTATTATTAGTTGTGTGTACTCGCCAAGTATTAAAAAATGTATTAATGTTATTAGGAGTAAACGCCCCAGAAAGAATGTAG
- a CDS encoding spore germination protein, whose translation MNFFKNTTLTKNIKKNKELIRQRLPIEKSFDIIGRELIIGEMESYLIFIDGFAKDDIMLWIIEVLQPLQKKDLSRNVISSLLKQRIAYIEVESASDITKIESTILAGAIALLIDGQDQCIIIDAREYPVRSPEEPDLEKVTRGSRDGFVETIIFNTALIRRRLRDPNLIFEIKNVGKRSQTDVVIAYIDDLVDKKLLKEIKQKINNINVGALVMAEKTLEELIIKKHWYNPLPQAKFTERPDVVAAHLMEGHIAILVDTSPSVMILPVTMFHFTQHAEDYYQNITVGTYIRWVRFLGMLCALIVLPLWLLMVTHKQYLPDFLQFLGPKETGKIPLFLQFILLEFGFDLLRISSIHTPSALTTSLSIVGGLMLSEIAVTVGLFVPETVLYIALAGIGTFAIPNIEFAMAVRIFRIFLLLMTGWFHLYGFLFSLVVIFIITYTSSPFENGLKYTWPLFPFNWNALLHILFRKPVPKVKNHKKK comes from the coding sequence ATGAATTTCTTTAAAAATACTACATTAACTAAAAATATAAAAAAAAATAAAGAACTTATTAGGCAAAGACTCCCTATTGAAAAAAGCTTTGATATTATTGGAAGAGAACTTATTATTGGAGAAATGGAATCTTATTTAATTTTTATTGATGGATTTGCAAAAGATGATATTATGCTTTGGATTATAGAAGTACTTCAACCTTTACAAAAGAAAGATCTCTCTAGAAATGTTATTTCTTCTTTACTCAAACAAAGAATTGCATATATTGAAGTAGAAAGCGCCTCTGATATCACTAAAATAGAATCTACAATATTAGCTGGTGCGATTGCCTTACTCATCGATGGACAAGACCAATGTATTATTATTGATGCAAGAGAATATCCTGTACGAAGCCCAGAAGAGCCTGACTTAGAGAAAGTAACAAGAGGCTCTCGAGATGGATTTGTAGAAACCATTATATTTAATACCGCACTGATTCGGAGAAGGTTAAGAGATCCCAATCTTATATTTGAGATAAAAAATGTAGGCAAGCGTTCTCAAACCGATGTTGTAATTGCTTATATCGATGATTTAGTAGATAAAAAATTATTAAAAGAAATAAAACAAAAAATAAATAATATCAATGTAGGGGCCTTGGTAATGGCAGAGAAAACCTTAGAAGAACTCATTATAAAAAAGCATTGGTATAATCCTCTTCCTCAGGCAAAATTTACAGAGCGGCCTGATGTCGTAGCAGCTCACTTAATGGAAGGTCATATTGCAATCCTGGTGGATACCTCTCCTAGCGTTATGATTCTCCCCGTTACTATGTTTCACTTTACACAACACGCAGAAGATTATTATCAAAATATTACTGTAGGTACTTATATTCGCTGGGTTCGTTTTTTAGGAATGCTCTGCGCACTTATTGTTCTTCCATTATGGTTGTTGATGGTAACTCACAAACAATATCTTCCAGATTTTTTACAGTTTTTAGGTCCTAAAGAAACTGGAAAAATTCCTTTATTCCTTCAATTTATTTTATTAGAATTTGGATTTGACTTATTAAGAATTTCTTCTATTCATACTCCTAGTGCATTGACCACTTCCTTAAGTATTGTTGGTGGTTTAATGCTCAGTGAAATTGCTGTAACAGTGGGATTATTCGTGCCTGAAACAGTACTTTATATCGCTCTTGCAGGAATAGGAACCTTTGCTATTCCTAATATCGAATTTGCTATGGCAGTTCGTATTTTTAGAATATTTTTACTTTTAATGACAGGATGGTTTCATCTTTATGGATTTCTGTTTTCTTTAGTTGTTATTTTTATCATTACTTATACCTCTAGCCCCTTTGAAAACGGATTAAAATATACTTGGCCACTTTTCCCTTTTAATTGGAATGCCTTATTACATATATTATTTCGAAAACCTGTCCCTAAAGTAAAAAACCACAAAAAGAAATAG
- the arcD gene encoding arginine-ornithine antiporter, translating into MGEEKKLGLLSLIALVVGSMIGGGAFNLAGDMALGANSGAVIIGWIITGIGIIALSLVFHNLTTKKPELDSGIYSYAKEGFGSFLGFSSAWGYWLSASLGNVAYATLLFSSIGYFLPIFEGGQNVPAIIGASIFLWTVHFLVIKGINSAAFINTIVTIAKMVPIFLFIIIALFTFKWNTFVFDFWGNHGFSWSSIVEQVKSTMLVTLWVFIGIEGAVVMSQRAKKKSDVGRATVIGLISVLIIYVLISLLSLGIMPREDLASLPNPAMAYVLESIVGKWGAIVINFGLIISVIGAWLSWTLFAAELPYITAKDKVFPKFLAKENKNKAPVNSLWLTNGLVQVFLIILLFSESAYYFMFSLASSAILIPYMLSAFYQVKLALTEKTYNKESNGFKKDFIIGMIASIYTVWLIYAAGLNYLLLTMLLYAPGILLYKWAKKEHEIELADSKLDKFFMIAVVILAVLAFYGLIIGKISI; encoded by the coding sequence ATGGGGGAAGAAAAAAAATTAGGACTTTTATCACTGATTGCTCTTGTTGTTGGATCCATGATAGGAGGAGGAGCTTTTAATTTAGCTGGAGACATGGCTTTAGGTGCAAATTCTGGTGCGGTTATTATAGGATGGATAATTACTGGAATTGGAATTATTGCTTTGTCTCTTGTATTTCACAATCTAACAACCAAAAAACCAGAGCTAGATAGTGGAATTTATAGTTATGCAAAGGAGGGATTTGGCTCTTTCTTAGGTTTTAGCAGTGCATGGGGTTATTGGCTTTCTGCCTCTCTTGGAAACGTTGCTTATGCAACACTTTTGTTTTCTTCTATTGGCTATTTTTTACCGATTTTTGAAGGAGGGCAAAATGTCCCAGCTATTATTGGTGCGTCTATTTTTTTATGGACGGTTCATTTCTTAGTTATCAAGGGAATTAATTCAGCAGCATTTATTAATACCATTGTTACTATAGCTAAAATGGTGCCAATATTTTTATTTATTATTATTGCTTTGTTCACTTTTAAATGGAATACATTTGTTTTTGATTTTTGGGGAAATCATGGATTTTCATGGAGCTCAATAGTAGAACAAGTCAAAAGTACAATGCTTGTTACTCTTTGGGTATTTATCGGAATAGAAGGCGCTGTTGTGATGTCTCAAAGGGCAAAGAAAAAATCTGATGTAGGAAGAGCAACTGTAATTGGTCTTATTAGCGTTTTGATCATTTATGTGTTGATATCTTTGCTATCTTTAGGAATTATGCCTAGAGAAGATTTAGCAAGTTTACCAAATCCTGCCATGGCTTATGTATTAGAAAGCATTGTTGGAAAATGGGGAGCTATTGTTATTAATTTTGGTTTGATTATTTCTGTAATAGGTGCTTGGTTAAGTTGGACTTTATTTGCAGCGGAACTTCCATATATAACAGCAAAAGATAAAGTATTTCCAAAATTTTTAGCTAAGGAAAATAAAAATAAAGCACCCGTTAATTCTCTTTGGCTAACCAATGGTTTGGTGCAAGTATTTTTAATTATATTATTATTTTCTGAATCAGCTTATTATTTTATGTTTTCTTTGGCTTCATCTGCAATTTTGATTCCTTATATGTTATCTGCTTTCTATCAGGTTAAATTGGCACTTACTGAAAAAACATATAATAAAGAATCCAATGGTTTTAAAAAAGATTTCATTATTGGAATGATCGCTAGTATTTATACAGTATGGCTTATTTATGCAGCAGGATTAAACTATCTATTGTTGACAATGTTATTATATGCTCCAGGAATTTTATTATATAAGTGGGCAAAAAAGGAACATGAAATTGAATTAGCAGATTCTAAATTGGATAAATTTTTTATGATTGCTGTTGTTATATTGGCAGTATTGGCTTTTTATGGATTAATTATCGGAAAAATATCTATATAA
- a CDS encoding 6-phosphofructokinase — protein MNFSGKVVIAQGGGPTQVINESLVGAVLESRKFSQVTKIYGALNGVEGLVNEEFIDLTQETTNNLEKVAKTPSAALLSTRVKPDKAYCKEIFKVLKAHDVRYFFYIGGNDSCDTVRIVNKYAQEENYEFRAIHIPKTIDNDLVLNDHSPGYGSAARFVTQAFMGANLDNKALKGVYIGVVMGRHAGFLTAASSIAKKYPDDGPHLIYLPERPFYMDQFLKDIKQVYDQYGRCVVAVSEGIQDEKGVPIVTKLCKNVETDAHGNPYLGGSALGELLGNEVKKKLNIGRVRADTFGYLQRCFVSCVSDIDLMEAREVGERAAQFALWEDVDGSVTIQRTGKYSVDYQLRSLKEIGGKTRTMPDEFINEKGNYVTEAFYQYCRPLLGSGLPSPSKLRAPRVAKILNK, from the coding sequence ATGAATTTTTCAGGAAAAGTAGTGATTGCTCAAGGTGGTGGACCAACCCAGGTTATTAATGAATCTTTGGTAGGAGCGGTTTTAGAATCTAGAAAATTTTCCCAAGTTACTAAAATTTATGGAGCTTTAAATGGGGTAGAAGGGTTGGTCAATGAGGAGTTTATCGATTTAACCCAAGAAACTACAAACAATTTAGAAAAGGTTGCAAAGACACCGTCTGCAGCACTTCTTTCTACAAGGGTAAAACCAGATAAAGCCTATTGTAAGGAAATTTTTAAAGTACTAAAAGCTCATGATGTAAGATATTTTTTTTATATAGGAGGAAATGATTCTTGTGATACCGTAAGGATTGTAAATAAATATGCACAAGAAGAAAATTATGAATTCAGGGCCATACATATTCCAAAGACCATTGATAATGATCTTGTATTGAATGATCATTCCCCAGGATATGGTTCAGCAGCAAGATTTGTAACCCAGGCTTTTATGGGAGCAAATCTGGATAATAAGGCTTTAAAAGGCGTTTATATTGGGGTAGTGATGGGGAGACATGCAGGATTTTTAACAGCAGCTTCTTCGATAGCGAAAAAATATCCTGATGATGGTCCTCATCTGATTTATCTTCCAGAAAGACCCTTTTATATGGATCAGTTTTTAAAGGATATAAAACAAGTATATGATCAATATGGAAGATGTGTAGTTGCTGTATCTGAAGGAATTCAAGATGAAAAAGGAGTGCCTATTGTTACTAAATTATGTAAAAATGTAGAAACGGATGCTCATGGGAATCCTTATTTAGGAGGAAGTGCTTTAGGAGAATTATTAGGGAATGAAGTTAAGAAAAAGCTGAATATTGGAAGAGTCAGAGCAGATACCTTTGGATATCTACAGCGTTGTTTTGTAAGTTGTGTATCGGATATAGATCTTATGGAAGCAAGGGAGGTAGGAGAAAGAGCAGCTCAATTTGCACTATGGGAAGATGTAGACGGTTCGGTTACCATTCAAAGAACGGGGAAGTATTCTGTAGATTATCAATTAAGATCTTTGAAAGAGATTGGTGGAAAGACCAGAACAATGCCTGATGAATTTATCAATGAAAAGGGAAATTATGTAACAGAAGCTTTTTATCAATATTGTAGACCTTTATTAGGTTCTGGATTGCCTAGTCCAAGTAAGTTAAGAGCACCAAGAGTTGCCAAGATTTTGAATAAATAA
- a CDS encoding Crp/Fnr family transcriptional regulator, producing MRLKTVDNLTSFKIFSFLEKKELEFFQKYLFQRTYKKNQILFMEGDPRERFYFLVDGYVKLEKTNSEATLLYLDYVKSYDIFPIGGIFQDHFYHYSALALTDIIVYYIPTKIFEETIRSNKKLLFYIIKRMSKIMEHHENRLQMVTTNNVQERVERSIAYLIKYYGTQQENNIVIDIPMTLTEIAKLSGSSRETVSHVFKDLKKDKILSNESKNIMIYDPDYFFQKSL from the coding sequence TTGCGTTTAAAGACAGTTGATAACTTGACATCTTTTAAGATCTTTTCTTTTTTAGAAAAGAAGGAATTAGAATTTTTCCAAAAGTATCTCTTTCAACGAACATATAAGAAAAATCAAATTTTGTTTATGGAAGGAGATCCAAGGGAAAGATTCTATTTTTTGGTGGATGGATATGTTAAATTAGAAAAAACTAATAGCGAAGCGACTTTGCTTTATTTAGACTATGTGAAATCCTATGACATATTCCCCATTGGAGGGATATTCCAAGATCATTTTTATCATTATTCTGCTTTAGCGTTAACAGATATCATTGTTTACTATATTCCAACAAAAATATTTGAAGAAACAATAAGATCCAATAAGAAATTATTATTTTATATTATTAAGCGAATGTCAAAAATTATGGAGCATCACGAAAATCGATTACAAATGGTTACAACCAATAATGTACAAGAACGAGTAGAACGAAGTATAGCCTATTTAATAAAATATTATGGCACTCAACAAGAAAACAATATTGTCATTGATATTCCTATGACATTAACAGAAATTGCTAAACTTTCTGGATCTTCTCGTGAAACAGTATCTCATGTATTTAAAGATTTAAAAAAGGATAAAATATTATCTAATGAATCCAAAAATATTATGATATATGATCCAGATTATTTTTTTCAAAAATCATTATAA
- the arcA gene encoding arginine deiminase: MEYPLHITSEIGELQTVILHRPGQEVENLTPEYLGRLLFDDIPYLPIIQKEHDYFAQTLRNRGVEVLYLTNLVTESLHSPEIKKQFVQDILKESKIRDKSTFYNLQEYLLSLDTKEMVEKIMAGVRKSEIEPSKKIHLFEMLEDHYPFYLDPMPNLYFTRDPAATIGNGVTINRMMEKARKRESLFMYYVIKNHPRFSKYDIPIWSNRNNSEFPMEGGDELVFSKDTVAIGISARTSAKAIEDFAFNIFKGQDEIKKIVAIEIPKSRAFMHLDTVFTMVDYDKFTIHPNIQGPGENMNIFILEKSKDEEILKITHKTNLLETLKEVLGLKEIALISCGGGDIIAGPREQWNDGSNTLAIAPGVVVTYERNYVSNKLLREYGIEVIEVLSSELSRGRGGPRCMSMPLVRKEI, translated from the coding sequence ATGGAGTATCCTTTACATATTACTTCAGAGATTGGGGAATTACAAACTGTTATATTACATCGACCTGGACAGGAGGTAGAAAATTTGACTCCTGAATATCTTGGACGATTATTGTTTGATGATATTCCATATTTACCCATTATTCAAAAAGAACATGATTATTTTGCACAGACATTAAGAAACAGGGGGGTAGAAGTATTATATTTAACAAATCTTGTAACAGAATCATTGCATTCTCCAGAAATCAAAAAACAATTTGTGCAAGATATTTTAAAAGAATCAAAAATTAGAGATAAAAGTACTTTTTATAATTTACAAGAATATTTGCTTTCTTTAGATACCAAGGAAATGGTTGAAAAAATTATGGCAGGTGTTCGAAAATCAGAAATTGAGCCATCTAAAAAAATTCATTTATTTGAAATGTTAGAAGACCATTATCCTTTTTATCTTGACCCTATGCCTAATTTGTATTTTACTAGAGATCCAGCAGCGACCATTGGAAATGGTGTGACCATTAATCGTATGATGGAAAAAGCGCGAAAACGAGAATCTTTGTTTATGTATTATGTGATTAAAAATCATCCTCGATTTTCAAAATATGATATTCCTATTTGGAGTAATCGTAATAATAGTGAATTTCCAATGGAGGGAGGGGATGAGCTTGTATTTTCAAAAGATACGGTTGCTATTGGAATTAGTGCACGTACCTCTGCTAAGGCAATTGAAGATTTTGCTTTCAATATTTTTAAAGGGCAAGATGAAATTAAAAAAATAGTGGCAATTGAGATTCCAAAGAGTCGTGCTTTTATGCATTTGGATACGGTATTTACAATGGTTGATTATGATAAGTTTACCATTCATCCAAATATCCAAGGACCAGGAGAAAATATGAATATTTTTATTTTAGAAAAAAGCAAGGATGAAGAAATACTAAAAATTACTCATAAAACAAATCTTTTAGAAACCCTAAAGGAAGTTCTTGGATTAAAGGAGATCGCTTTAATTTCTTGTGGTGGTGGAGATATTATTGCAGGGCCTCGTGAACAATGGAATGATGGATCTAATACTTTGGCGATTGCTCCTGGTGTTGTTGTGACATATGAGAGAAATTATGTATCTAATAAGCTTTTGAGAGAATATGGGATTGAAGTCATTGAAGTGTTAAGCTCTGAATTATCAAGAGGACGTGGAGGTCCACGTTGTATGAGTATGCCTTTAGTAAGAAAAGAGATTTAA
- a CDS encoding DUF1934 domain-containing protein, which yields MNKKVWLSIKGQQGFYNENPETIELLTEGELYNKNNSDYILYKESEVSGMKGTTTTIKIEEGGEQISIIRLGTTNSHMVFKKGEKKYDRYTTPYGDFVVSILTKNIDIKYDENKQPTLIHLDYHVNIQGVQGSKNTLEIQVKH from the coding sequence ATGAATAAAAAGGTATGGCTTAGTATCAAAGGACAACAAGGATTTTATAACGAAAATCCAGAAACCATAGAACTTTTAACCGAAGGAGAGCTTTATAATAAAAATAACAGCGACTATATTTTATATAAGGAATCAGAAGTATCTGGAATGAAAGGAACGACTACTACTATTAAAATTGAGGAGGGTGGGGAACAGATCTCTATTATTCGATTAGGAACCACCAATTCTCATATGGTTTTTAAAAAAGGAGAAAAAAAGTATGATCGTTATACTACACCATATGGAGATTTTGTAGTAAGTATTTTAACTAAAAATATTGATATAAAATATGATGAAAATAAGCAACCGACTCTTATCCATTTAGATTATCATGTTAATATTCAAGGAGTACAGGGTTCTAAAAATACCTTAGAGATACAGGTAAAACACTAA
- the argF gene encoding ornithine carbamoyltransferase, whose product MILNNKLVGRNFLTLKDFTESEIDYLINLATDLKEKKRRKIQHRYLEGQNIALLFEKTSTRTRCAFTVACIDLGAHPEYLGKNDIQFGKKESTKDTAMVLGRMFDGIEFRGFQHSTVETLAKYSGVPVWNGLTDDYHPTQILADFLTIKENIGHLKGVTLVYVGDGRNNMANSLLIGGAKMGMDIRICAPKQLFPRKDIVDYAKEIAKNFSGKIMITSDIDQAVSCADVIYTDVWFSMGEEDKMKERIEMLQPYQVNWEMIEKTGNENVIFLHCLPSYHDLDTEMGRFVYEKFGIKEMEVTDEVFQSKNSYVFDQAENRLHTIKAVMAATNYRRA is encoded by the coding sequence ATGATATTAAATAACAAATTAGTGGGAAGAAATTTTTTAACATTAAAAGATTTTACAGAGAGTGAAATCGACTACTTAATTAATTTAGCGACTGATTTAAAGGAAAAAAAGAGAAGAAAAATTCAACATCGTTATTTGGAAGGACAAAATATAGCTCTTCTTTTTGAAAAAACATCGACCAGAACTCGTTGTGCTTTTACAGTTGCTTGTATTGATTTAGGAGCGCATCCAGAATACTTAGGGAAAAATGATATACAATTTGGAAAAAAAGAGTCTACAAAGGATACCGCAATGGTTCTTGGGCGTATGTTTGATGGGATAGAATTCCGAGGATTTCAACATTCTACAGTAGAAACTTTGGCGAAATATTCTGGAGTACCAGTTTGGAATGGATTGACAGATGATTATCATCCTACTCAAATTTTAGCAGATTTTTTGACCATTAAGGAAAATATTGGGCATTTAAAAGGGGTAACGTTAGTTTATGTAGGGGATGGTCGTAATAATATGGCCAATAGTTTATTGATAGGCGGTGCAAAGATGGGAATGGATATTCGTATTTGTGCACCTAAGCAATTATTCCCAAGAAAAGATATTGTTGATTATGCCAAAGAAATAGCAAAAAATTTTAGTGGAAAAATAATGATAACAAGTGATATAGACCAAGCTGTTTCATGTGCTGATGTTATTTATACAGATGTGTGGTTCTCTATGGGAGAAGAAGATAAAATGAAAGAACGAATTGAGATGTTACAGCCCTATCAAGTGAATTGGGAAATGATTGAAAAAACAGGAAATGAAAATGTTATATTTCTTCACTGTCTTCCAAGTTATCATGATTTAGATACCGAGATGGGTCGATTTGTTTACGAAAAGTTTGGGATAAAGGAAATGGAAGTCACTGATGAAGTATTTCAAAGTAAAAATTCTTATGTTTTTGATCAAGCGGAAAATCGTCTTCACACCATTAAAGCTGTAATGGCTGCTACTAACTATAGAAGAGCATAA